A region from the Lytechinus variegatus isolate NC3 chromosome 6, Lvar_3.0, whole genome shotgun sequence genome encodes:
- the LOC121417800 gene encoding monocarboxylate transporter 9-like, which produces MQYVVMKASEKMNTCLPTARGRLSANWGWAVVAMTWILFINMFGIMYSYGILFVEFQEEFGSSATFTGWAGSIPIGLTALMAPVIKVFIDRFGYRPVGVVCHVMASLGVVATSFVPNMSLVYLTYSLMYGCGAGGLCILVLGLVACYFYSKNNVRAMAFAVSGSSLGMLTFAPLLRLLFDRFGWRPSLQIAGSMYFILGVPCVASLVPPSQRSGENISISKDVQVASIRKLDKDHDPGPPLPHDETERGAVQIKEVLKNNRSELEGADENIPRDGLNIRPGNSQRSLFEKETRMKRWRCQNSCYPELVFISLAVIINGIVDCFYFVNMVSYMLSLGFAEKDGALFLSILGASTAAGKTILSLVGEWLPFPTYYVMVIASAVGCLVMCCFLFVKNLTVLLILAGGKNNKKFHLKCTLIQTASQSCELA; this is translated from the exons ATGCAGTACGTCGTCATGAAGGCATCGGAGAAAATGAATACGTGCTTACCCACGGCAAGAGGACGTCTTTCGGCCAACTGGGGTTGGGCGGTAGTGGCAATGACCTGGATCCTTTTTATCAACATGTTCGGTATCATGTATTCTTACGGCATTTTATTCGTCGAGTTCCAGGAGGAGTTTGGGAGCTCTGCGACATTTACAG GTTGGGCAGGATCCATCCCCATCGGGCTTACTGCTTTGATGGCTCCAGTCATAAAGGTGTTCATTGACCGTTTCGGCTACCGGCCCGTCGGCGTCGTCTGTCACGTCATGGCATCCTTGGGGGTCGTGGCGACCTCTTTCGTTCCAAACATGTCACTTGTCTACCTCACATACAGCTTGATGTACGGGTGTGGTGCCGGCGGTCTTTGTATCCTCGTACTTGGGCTTGTCGCATGCTATTTCTATTCAAAGAATAACGTCAGGGCAATGGCATTCGCGGTTTCTGGTTCGAGTCTCG gcATGCTGACATTCGCTCCCTTGCTAAGGTTGTTATTTGACCGATTCGGATGGCGACCTTCACTCCAAATTGCTGGTTCGATGTACTTCATACTAGGAGTCCCTTGTGTGGCATCGCTGGTACCGCCCTCACAGAGATCTggtgaaaatatttcaatatcgAAAGACGTTCAAGTTGCCTCGATAAGGAAACTCGACAAGGATCATGATCCGGGACCACCACTCCCGCATGACGAGACAGAACGTGGGGCTGTTCAAATTAAAGAAGTACTAAAAAATAACAGATCAGAGCTAGAAGGTGCAGATGAAAACATTCCGAGAGATGGGTTAAATATTCGTCCCGGCAACAGTCAACGTTCCTTGTTTGAGAAAGAGACTAGAATGAAACGGTGGCGATGTCAGAATTCCTGCTATCCAGAATTAGTTTTCATCAGTTTGGCTGTAATTATTAACGGGATTGTTGACTGCTTTTACTTTGTCAACATG GTTAGTTATATGCTATCACTAGGCTTCGCAGAGAAAGACGGGGCACTTTTCCTGTCTATTCTGGGGGCGTCAACTGCCGCTGGAAAAACAATCCTATCGCTAGTCGGTGAATGGCTCCCATTTCCTACATATTACGTAATGGTCATCGCATCAGCAGTGGGCTGCCTGGTGATGTGCTGTTTTCTTTTTGTGAAGAATCTCACAGTTTTGCTTATCCTAGCCGGCGGTAAGAATAATA aaaaattccACCTGAAGTGTACTTTAATCCAAACGGCATCCCAGTCATGTGAACTAGCCTAA